The Hippoglossus hippoglossus isolate fHipHip1 chromosome 19, fHipHip1.pri, whole genome shotgun sequence genome has a segment encoding these proteins:
- the pts gene encoding 6-pyruvoyl tetrahydrobiopterin synthase produces the protein MAGSVTSDSSAERVGYITRIQSFSACHRLHSIHLSDEENKKVYGKCNNPHGHGHNYKVEVTVRGKIDRVTGMVMNLTDLKRCIEDVIMTPLDHKNLDKDVPYFASVVSTTENLAVYIWDNMVKALLPNLLYEIKIHETDKNIVVYRGE, from the exons ATGGCCGGATCCGTCACCAGCGACAGCTCCGCGGAGCGTGTGGGATACATCACCCGCATCCAGAGCTTCAGCGCCTGCCACCGCCTCCACAG CATCCACCTGAGtgatgaagagaataaaaaagtcTATGGAAAGTGCAACAACCCTCATGGTCATGGACACAACTACAAAG TGGAGGTTACGGTGCGGGGAAAG ATTGATCGTGTCACCGGCATGGTCATGAACCTGACTGACTTAAAGAGATGCATTGAG GACGTCATCATGACTCCCCTGGACCATAAAAACCTGGACAAGGACGTTCCTTACTTTGCCAGCGTTGTCAG CACCACTGAGAACCTGGCTGTTTACATTTGGGACAACATGGTGAAGGCTCTGCTGCCCAACCTGCTCTACGAGATCAAGATCCACGAGACAGATAAGAACATTGTCGTGTATCGAGGAGAATAG
- the LOC117752698 gene encoding glucagon-like peptide 2 receptor, giving the protein MPTLLPSWHKRTWTTLLLSLLLVIFSHQVTGSVLESLIAKRTEYWENCNRTLVHSPPKTGNYCKGTFDTFVCWPHSSPGNVSVPCPSYLPWISEDVSRRAHRECLENGKWRQRENSSEPWRDDAECQEDQFFKDKEDEMLRQTALRLISVIGYSLSLTSLTLATLLMGMLRKLHCTRNYIHMNLFVSFILRAVAVISKEIVLYIMYSNLPKDDPGWRSYSSSATAFMCKFSKVCMEYFVACNYFWLLVEAVFLHTLLFTAVLTKRRLLKKYMLLGWGTPVLFVTPWTVVKIIYENTECWSIVNRWFWWIIRGPITLSVLVIFFIFIKILMLLLSKLKADQVKFTDYRYSLARATLVLIPLLGVHEVVFTVLIDECVEGNSRYARNFLNLTLSSFQGFLVAVLYCFANGEVQAELKKHWQLFLFTNHFQVRGCFRGAPLKHLWKCTRGRRPPCARQNDSCNESGTYTTRPHLHQVAVHGGCGVLGLGEVKGQGLKDCDVTGLDLLTRKSLSSSDGEMTLGETLEEILEESEF; this is encoded by the exons ATGCCAACCCTGCTGCCAAGCTGGCACAAGAGGACCTGgaccacactgctgctgtcactccTCCTTGTTATCTTCAGCCACCAG GTGACAGGCTCGGTGCTTGAAAGTCTGATAGCTAAACGGACTGAGTACTGGGAGAACTGCAACAGAACTCTGGTGCACTCACCCCCGAAAACAG GAAACTACTGTAAAGGAACGTTTGACACGTTTGTGTGTTGGCCTCATTCATCTCCGGGGAATGTGTCGGTCCCCTGTCCTTCTTACCTGCCATGGATCAGTGAGG ATGTCTCCAGGAGGGCACACAGAGAGTGtttagaaaatggaaaatggcgacagagggagaattcctCTGAGCCCTGGAGAGATGACGCAGAGTGTCAGGAGGACCAGTTCTTTAAGGAcaag gaggATGAAATGCTTCGCCAGACAGCCCTCAGGCTCATCTCTGTTATTGGCTATTCCCTGTCCCTGACCTCCCTCACACTGGCCACTCTCCTGATGGGCATGCTGAG GAAGCTCCACTGCACCAGGAACTACATCCACATGAATCTGTTTGTGTCGTTCATCCTGAGAGCCGTGGCTGTCATTTCTAAGGAAATCGTATTATACATCATGTATTCCAACCTGCCCAAGGACGACCCCGGATGGAGGTCCTACTCAAGCtctgca ACAGCGTTTATGTGCAAATTCTCCAAAGTGTGCATGGAATACTTTGTGGCCTGTAACTACTTCTGGCTCCTGGTGGAGGCCGTCTTCCTCCACACGCTCCTCTTCACCGCCGTGCTGACTAAGAGACGACTGCTGAAGAAGTACATGCTGCTGGGATGGG gAACTCCAGTCTTATTCGTCACACCATGGACAGTCGTCAAGATTatatatgaaaacacaga ATGCTGGTCAATCGTGAACCGATGGTTCTGGTGGATAATAAGGGGCCCGATTACTTTGTCAGTGCTC GTGATCTTCTTcatattcatcaagatcctgatgctgctgctgtccaaGCTGAAGGCAGATCAGGTGAAATTTACAGACTACAGATACAG CTTGGCAAGAGCAACACTGGTCCTGATCCCTCTGCTGGGAGTCCATGAAGTGGTCTTTACAGTGCTGATAGATGAATGTGTGGAGGGCAACAGTCGCTACGCCAGGAACTTCCTCAACCTCACCCTCAGCTCTTTCCAG ggTTTCTTGGTTGCTGTGCTGTACTGTTTTGCTAACGGAGAG GTCCAAGCTGAGCTGAAGAAGCACTGGCAGCTTTTCCTGTTCACCAACCACTTCCAGGTCAGGGGCTGTTTTAGGGGCGCGCCTCTAAAGCACCTGTGGAAGTGCACTCGAGGGCGCCGCCCCCCCTGCGCCAGGCAGAATGACTCTTGCAATGAGAGTGGCACTTACACAACTCGCCCGCACCTGCATCAGGTGGCTGTACATGGAGGATGTGGAGTGCTTGGATTAGgagaggttaaaggtcagggGCTGAAGGACTGTGACGTGACAGGGCTTGACCTTCTCACCAGAAAGAGCCTGTCCAGTAGTGATGGGGAGATGACGCTCGGAGAGACCTTGGAGGAAATTCTGGAGGAGAGTGAGTTCTGA